The Hyperolius riggenbachi isolate aHypRig1 chromosome 3, aHypRig1.pri, whole genome shotgun sequence genome window below encodes:
- the NPM2 gene encoding nucleoplasmin-2 gives MSSVLDTSKLNKPVATIWGCTLSDKKKAESFQVASEDEREHQLALRTICLGHEAKDEFHVIAIVPQKAGGDPKKDGSDKNGDAEAEPIPIATLKPSVMPMTSLANIELTPPVHFKLLSGSGPVYICGENIVDNDYNWEEGDDEDEEAEEEEEEEDSPPKPAKRAAASKKAGQAKKKKMEKDEDMEEDVSSEEEDSPVKKGKGAGRGRKKN, from the exons gatgcacattgagtgacaAGAAAAAGGCAGAAAGCTTTCAAGTGGCAAGTGAAGATGAACGTGAACATCAGCTGGCCCTGAGGACC ATTTGTCTTGGACACGAGGCAAAGGATGAGTTTCATGTAATAGCAATAGTCCCTCAGAAGGCAGGAGGTGATCCGAAAAAAGATGGAAGTGACAAAAATGGAGATGCAGAAGCTGAGCCTATTCCCATTGCCACACTGAAGCCATCTGTTATGCCTATG ACTTCCCTAGCAAACATTGAGCTAACACCTCCAGTCCACTTCAAATTACTGTCTGGCTCTGGGCCAGTATATATCTGTGGTGAGAACATAGTAG ATAATGATTATAATTGGGAAGAGGGTGATGATGAGGAtgaagaggcagaggaggaggaagaagaggaagactcTCCACCTAAACCGGCCAAAAGGGCAGCAGCTTCAAAGAAGGCAGGACAAGCAAAG AAAAAGAAAATGGAAAAGGATGAAGATATGGAGGAAGACGT GAGTTCTGAAGAGGAAGACAGCCCTGTGAAAAAG GGCAAAGGAGCTGGAAGGGGAAGAAAGAAGAACTGA